A single window of Xylocopilactobacillus apicola DNA harbors:
- the dltB gene encoding D-alanyl-lipoteichoic acid biosynthesis protein DltB codes for MIYFQPYENPSYFIVLFIALIPIIILILNGRRSRIYEAIISLFFLFLTFGGPSWHQGVALIIYTIYETVITFAYSSYRKKCNEGWIFYCAVILAILPLALVKISTATHNNVQTLIGFLGISYLTFRVVQTIMETRDGVIKDLDLMNFLQFLLFFPTISSGPIDRYRRFVKDYQNVPKRDEYLEMLQKGVHYIFLGFIYKFILAYIFGTLLLPGLKTAAMAARGNFLGISWPLVGVMYVYSADLFFDFAGYSLFAVGTSYFMGIKTPMNFNRPWQSPNIKEFWNRWHMSLSFWFRDYIYMRLLFMFMKKKTFKSRITAANVTYVLNMLIMGFWHGLTWYYITYGLFHGFAIVINDAWLRYKKKHREEIPQNRFTKYFAIFLTVNVVCFSFLIFSGFLNELWFS; via the coding sequence ATGATTTATTTTCAACCTTATGAAAATCCTAGCTATTTTATTGTTCTGTTTATTGCGTTAATACCTATTATTATTTTGATTTTAAACGGCCGTCGCAGTAGGATTTATGAAGCAATTATTTCTTTATTTTTTTTGTTCTTAACATTTGGTGGACCTTCTTGGCACCAAGGAGTCGCCCTTATTATCTATACGATTTATGAAACAGTGATAACTTTTGCTTATTCAAGTTATCGCAAGAAGTGTAATGAAGGCTGGATTTTCTACTGTGCTGTCATTTTAGCTATTCTGCCTTTGGCGCTAGTCAAGATTTCAACGGCAACTCATAATAATGTGCAAACTTTAATTGGATTTTTGGGAATTAGTTACTTGACTTTTCGGGTTGTGCAGACAATCATGGAAACTCGTGATGGAGTAATTAAAGATTTAGATTTAATGAACTTCTTACAGTTTCTTTTATTCTTTCCAACTATTTCTTCAGGTCCAATCGATCGTTATCGGAGATTTGTTAAGGATTATCAAAACGTTCCAAAAAGAGATGAATACCTGGAAATGCTCCAAAAAGGAGTACATTATATATTTCTGGGATTTATTTACAAGTTTATTTTAGCTTATATCTTTGGAACCCTCTTACTTCCTGGCCTTAAAACCGCGGCAATGGCCGCGCGAGGAAATTTTCTTGGCATCTCGTGGCCGCTCGTGGGAGTTATGTATGTCTATTCGGCAGATCTCTTCTTTGATTTTGCTGGATATAGTCTATTTGCAGTTGGAACATCTTACTTCATGGGCATCAAGACCCCGATGAACTTCAACCGACCTTGGCAATCCCCTAACATCAAAGAGTTTTGGAATCGCTGGCATATGAGTTTATCTTTTTGGTTTAGAGACTATATATACATGCGGCTTTTGTTCATGTTTATGAAGAAAAAAACCTTTAAGTCAAGAATTACCGCAGCAAATGTTACTTATGTTTTAAATATGTTAATCATGGGTTTCTGGCATGGATTAACCTGGTACTATATAACCTATGGATTATTCCATGGTTTTGCAATCGTCATCAATGATGCTTGGTTGCGTTACAAGAAGAAACACCGCGAAGAGATCCCTCAGAATCGGTTTACTAAATATTTCGCAATCTTTTTGACTGTGAATGTTGTTTGTTTCAGTTTTCTGATTTTCTCAGGATTTTTAAATGAATTGTGGTTTAGTTAA
- the dltC gene encoding D-alanine--poly(phosphoribitol) ligase subunit DltC: protein MEKSEIKNTVLDVLNEITGTDLADQMNVNLFDTALMDSMATVEMLLQLQEKLGIDVQISEFDRNEWDTPEKIVDKVSGMLQ, encoded by the coding sequence ATGGAAAAAAGCGAAATCAAAAACACAGTACTTGATGTTTTAAACGAAATTACCGGAACTGATCTGGCTGATCAAATGAATGTTAACCTGTTTGATACAGCATTAATGGATTCGATGGCAACTGTTGAAATGCTATTACAATTACAAGAGAAATTAGGAATTGACGTCCAAATTTCCGAATTTGATCGAAATGAATGGGATACCCCCGAAAAAATTGTTGATAAAGTTAGTGGTATGCTTCAATAA
- the hisS gene encoding histidine--tRNA ligase: MVYQRPKGTNDVLPQEAVIWQKLENTERQIAAKFGYSEIRVPIFENLNLFQRSAGETSDVVAKEMYEFTDKGNRKMALRPEGTAGVVRAYIENKLFGPEFAKPFKVYYLGPMFRYERPQSGRSRQFNQFGVEAFGVEDPRLDAETITLAVEILKTLEITEVKVALNTLGDQESRQAYEKALVDYLTPYEAELSEDSKIRLVKNPLRILDSKDPTDQKIVADAPKIIDYLTDSAAQYFEEVKKYLALNGIDFVIDEELVRGLDYYNHTIFELIYTGDRFGGSELTLIAGGRYNQLVEELGGPATPGVGFGLGEERLIEILAQNEDLKEELQPEVDLFLVGVEEESVPEIFQLANTLRERGLSVAYDYTGRSLKSQFKLANRLKSRYTIVIGSKEIADKVYRLKKMSDGTEFELALKDITKGRLED; the protein is encoded by the coding sequence ATGGTTTATCAAAGGCCAAAAGGAACCAATGATGTTTTGCCGCAAGAAGCGGTTATTTGGCAGAAATTAGAGAATACGGAAAGACAAATTGCTGCAAAGTTTGGCTATTCTGAAATTAGAGTACCAATTTTTGAAAACTTAAATCTATTTCAGCGTAGTGCAGGGGAAACTTCTGATGTTGTCGCAAAAGAGATGTATGAATTTACCGATAAAGGTAATCGTAAGATGGCTTTGCGACCAGAAGGAACTGCCGGAGTAGTGCGAGCGTATATTGAAAATAAACTTTTTGGACCGGAGTTTGCAAAGCCTTTTAAGGTCTATTATCTGGGACCGATGTTCCGCTACGAAAGACCGCAAAGCGGACGCAGCCGACAATTTAATCAATTTGGAGTTGAAGCTTTCGGAGTTGAAGATCCTAGGCTTGACGCCGAGACGATCACTTTGGCGGTCGAAATTTTAAAAACTCTTGAAATTACAGAAGTTAAAGTTGCTTTAAATACTTTAGGAGATCAAGAATCCCGGCAGGCTTACGAAAAAGCTCTGGTCGATTACTTGACGCCGTATGAAGCTGAACTATCTGAAGACTCCAAGATCAGATTAGTAAAAAATCCATTGAGAATTTTGGATTCCAAAGATCCAACCGATCAAAAAATTGTCGCGGACGCGCCAAAGATTATTGATTACCTTACTGATAGCGCCGCTCAATACTTTGAAGAAGTAAAGAAATACCTGGCGTTAAACGGAATTGATTTTGTCATCGACGAAGAATTGGTGCGGGGACTTGATTATTATAATCACACAATCTTTGAGTTGATTTATACTGGCGATCGTTTTGGCGGCAGCGAACTCACGCTGATTGCAGGAGGAAGATACAACCAGTTGGTAGAAGAGCTTGGTGGTCCCGCAACTCCTGGAGTTGGTTTTGGCCTTGGCGAAGAGCGATTAATTGAAATTCTCGCCCAAAATGAGGATTTAAAAGAAGAGTTGCAGCCCGAAGTCGATCTCTTTTTGGTCGGAGTCGAAGAGGAATCTGTACCAGAAATTTTCCAATTAGCCAACACATTGCGTGAACGAGGACTTTCAGTAGCTTACGATTACACGGGACGTTCTTTGAAATCGCAATTTAAACTCGCCAATCGCTTAAAATCACGTTACACGATTGTGATTGGAAGTAAAGAAATTGCAGATAAAGTATATCGATTGAAGAAAATGAGTGATGGCACTGAATTTGAGCTAGCATTAAAAGACATTACGAAGGGTAGGTTAGAAGATTAA
- the dltA gene encoding D-alanine--poly(phosphoribitol) ligase subunit DltA: MIENFIQTIDQFGLDHPERIVYENNQVKNTYGELREYSNRLANYLDQLNLDRSRPVMVYGNQKFETLVAFLGAVKSGHAYIPVDSHSPKTRLELIGEIAEPAALINVEPTDFKINELPTIEPDQLSSIINEPVEYSVDHAVSSDETYYIIFTSGTTGKPKGVQISHNNLLSFVNWMLSSEFSLPNEPRNLSQPPYSFDLSVMNWGPTLASGGTLVALDKEVTDNFKELFNALPNTKVQVWVSTPTFADVCLLNPAFNAESMPEITHFLFCGEELTHKTAQALRTRFPNAHIFNTYGPTEATVAVSAVEITDEILEKYDRLPIGTPKDDTLMTIVNPTTDEVLSDNEKGELIIQGPSVSKGYLNNPEKTEAAFIKDRPRKYRSGDLCARDQFGQFLFYGRTDFQVKLHGYRIELEEVSFHLQHQPLVKQGVVVPVYGRDQKVSQLIAWVVPTKSVVGNELKATEEIKAGLQKEMVSYMVPQRIIYKEELPQSPNGKIDLKAIINEVNS, encoded by the coding sequence ATGATAGAAAACTTTATCCAAACAATCGATCAATTCGGGCTTGATCACCCTGAGCGGATTGTTTATGAAAATAATCAAGTCAAAAATACATACGGCGAACTACGAGAATATTCCAATCGCTTAGCTAATTATCTTGATCAGCTAAATTTAGATCGTAGCCGCCCAGTTATGGTTTACGGAAACCAAAAATTTGAGACTTTAGTGGCTTTTTTAGGTGCTGTCAAATCAGGACATGCTTATATTCCGGTCGATAGTCATTCACCTAAAACTCGCTTGGAATTGATTGGCGAAATCGCCGAACCTGCTGCTTTAATTAACGTCGAACCGACAGATTTTAAGATTAACGAACTCCCTACTATTGAACCAGACCAATTGAGTTCAATTATCAATGAACCCGTTGAATATTCAGTCGATCACGCGGTTTCAAGTGATGAAACTTACTATATTATTTTCACATCTGGCACAACTGGCAAACCCAAAGGTGTACAGATTTCACACAACAATCTTCTAAGCTTTGTCAATTGGATGCTTAGCTCGGAGTTTTCACTCCCTAATGAGCCGAGAAACCTCTCTCAGCCGCCTTATTCTTTTGATTTATCAGTCATGAACTGGGGACCAACTTTAGCCAGCGGCGGAACCCTCGTAGCTCTCGATAAAGAAGTTACTGATAATTTCAAAGAATTATTTAACGCTTTGCCTAATACTAAGGTTCAAGTTTGGGTTTCAACTCCCACTTTTGCGGATGTTTGTCTTTTAAACCCAGCTTTTAATGCTGAATCGATGCCAGAAATTACGCACTTCTTATTTTGCGGTGAAGAACTAACTCATAAAACTGCTCAAGCATTACGAACTCGTTTTCCTAATGCTCATATTTTTAACACCTATGGACCAACTGAAGCAACCGTTGCTGTCTCAGCTGTGGAAATAACTGACGAAATTCTTGAAAAATATGATCGGCTCCCGATTGGAACCCCAAAGGATGATACCTTAATGACGATTGTCAATCCTACAACTGACGAGGTTCTATCTGATAACGAAAAAGGTGAATTGATCATTCAAGGTCCCAGTGTCTCTAAAGGGTACCTTAATAATCCCGAAAAAACCGAAGCTGCCTTTATTAAAGATCGCCCAAGAAAATATCGATCTGGTGATCTTTGTGCTCGTGATCAATTTGGTCAATTCCTATTCTATGGTCGGACTGATTTTCAAGTTAAGCTGCACGGTTACCGAATTGAACTTGAAGAAGTGAGCTTCCACTTGCAACATCAACCACTTGTAAAACAAGGAGTTGTAGTTCCAGTGTACGGTCGTGACCAAAAAGTTTCCCAGTTAATTGCGTGGGTTGTCCCCACAAAGTCTGTTGTAGGTAATGAGCTCAAAGCCACCGAAGAGATTAAAGCTGGCTTACAAAAAGAGATGGTCTCTTATATGGTGCCCCAAAGAATCATCTATAAAGAAGAATTGCCTCAAAGTCCTAATGGAAAAATTGATTTGAAAGCCATCATTAACGAGGTTAATTCTTAA
- a CDS encoding GNAT family N-acetyltransferase: protein MDSAIELFEIFVQEDLFLRLATPSDAPALFKVLAENRAYLAQNLPWVNNYSEADLKAFLTEAQAAFYRGAIFEYLIVKSHKIIGIVELNDVNANERSGEIGYWLAEKFTGHGIATQSVKALVAVLSRAAGVHRFVIRTDPNNLASQQVAKNAGFIYEGIRREDHFTLNKFSDSAVYYYLAQNKNQP, encoded by the coding sequence TTGGATTCGGCGATCGAACTTTTTGAAATTTTTGTTCAAGAAGATTTGTTTTTGCGACTGGCGACGCCGAGCGATGCACCAGCGTTATTTAAAGTGCTTGCGGAGAATCGGGCTTATTTGGCTCAGAATCTTCCCTGGGTTAATAATTACTCTGAGGCAGATTTAAAAGCTTTTTTGACCGAAGCGCAGGCAGCTTTTTATCGCGGGGCAATATTTGAATATCTAATTGTTAAATCACACAAGATTATTGGAATTGTCGAGTTAAATGATGTCAACGCTAACGAGCGCTCAGGTGAAATTGGTTATTGGCTAGCTGAAAAGTTTACAGGACATGGGATTGCAACCCAATCTGTTAAAGCATTAGTTGCAGTTTTAAGCCGAGCTGCTGGAGTTCATCGTTTTGTCATTCGCACGGATCCTAATAATTTAGCAAGCCAGCAGGTAGCAAAAAATGCTGGTTTTATTTATGAGGGAATTAGGCGTGAAGATCACTTTACCTTAAATAAGTTTAGCGATTCTGCGGTCTATTATTATTTAGCGCAAAATAAAAATCAGCCTTAA
- a CDS encoding teichoic acid D-Ala incorporation-associated protein DltX, which translates to MKKKWIAFKNNGIARFICTTIFYTVIFLVLVYLYSYSGVGGGGFIYNGF; encoded by the coding sequence ATGAAGAAAAAATGGATTGCGTTTAAGAATAACGGGATTGCTCGCTTTATTTGCACCACCATCTTTTATACAGTTATTTTTCTAGTCCTCGTCTATCTTTATAGTTACAGCGGAGTCGGCGGTGGCGGCTTTATTTATAATGGATTTTAA
- a CDS encoding GNAT family protein, translating into MSAADLAKIENITIDEDLSLRRYQLSDAAAIQDLVETNRDHLAKFLPWAKDNDLAAEEKFVQEAVASFDAGLSFNYVIEKSGEVVGVIDFHNIQGSNAEIGYWLGAEYQHQGIMSQAVKSLIARLAPVMKLHRVVIKTDPSNKASQNVALKAGFTLEGIEHGAVLNNGEYKDYEVYYYLVEGV; encoded by the coding sequence ATGTCCGCCGCTGATCTTGCTAAAATCGAAAATATAACCATTGATGAAGATTTAAGTCTGAGGCGTTATCAATTAAGCGATGCAGCAGCAATTCAGGATCTAGTGGAGACTAATCGGGATCATTTGGCGAAGTTTTTACCATGGGCTAAAGATAATGATTTAGCAGCTGAGGAGAAATTTGTGCAGGAGGCCGTTGCCAGTTTTGATGCTGGGTTGAGCTTTAATTATGTGATCGAGAAATCTGGAGAAGTTGTCGGCGTGATTGATTTTCATAATATTCAAGGTAGCAATGCTGAAATCGGTTATTGGCTGGGCGCAGAATATCAGCACCAAGGGATTATGAGCCAAGCCGTTAAAAGTTTGATTGCAAGATTAGCTCCTGTTATGAAATTACACCGAGTTGTGATTAAGACTGATCCATCAAATAAAGCAAGCCAAAATGTTGCCTTAAAAGCGGGATTTACCTTGGAAGGAATTGAACACGGCGCAGTTTTAAACAATGGTGAATATAAAGATTATGAAGTCTATTATTACCTAGTTGAAGGTGTTTAA
- a CDS encoding LemA family protein, whose product MSKNSRRLLWIGIPVVIVVMLIGSFIGTYNSLAKSKQNVNAQWSQVENVMQRRYDLIPNLVNAVKGSMKQEQKVFGDIADARKSYGNASTASDKLKADAKLNSSVGTLVNVIGENYPELKSNSNVSSLMTQLEGSENRISVERRRYNEAIQTYNNSIVTFPKNMVAGMMGYHQMDYFKADGKAQKAPTVDLDTGK is encoded by the coding sequence ATGAGTAAAAATTCGCGTCGTTTATTATGGATTGGGATCCCAGTAGTTATCGTTGTCATGCTAATAGGATCTTTTATTGGCACATATAATTCGTTGGCAAAATCAAAGCAGAATGTTAACGCTCAATGGTCACAAGTTGAAAATGTGATGCAGCGGCGCTACGATCTGATTCCTAATTTAGTTAATGCTGTTAAAGGTTCAATGAAGCAAGAGCAAAAAGTGTTCGGCGATATTGCTGACGCTCGTAAGAGTTATGGTAATGCATCGACTGCTTCTGATAAATTGAAAGCTGATGCAAAATTAAATAGTTCAGTTGGAACCTTAGTCAATGTGATTGGTGAGAACTATCCAGAATTAAAATCAAATTCAAACGTCAGCAGCTTGATGACTCAGCTGGAAGGTTCTGAAAATCGCATTAGTGTGGAACGTCGTCGTTACAACGAAGCAATTCAAACTTACAACAATTCAATCGTTACATTTCCGAAAAATATGGTCGCTGGTATGATGGGTTATCATCAAATGGATTACTTCAAAGCCGATGGTAAGGCGCAAAAAGCACCGACAGTTGATCTTGATACAGGGAAATAA
- the dltD gene encoding D-alanyl-lipoteichoic acid biosynthesis protein DltD, whose amino-acid sequence MFKKLCKIFGPIVCAAIIVFLLLVSPFHFGLGKVSKSVQKNAATALETKVQKGTAVKEQALSGNYVAFFGSSEWSRFDPLHPAVLAEKYDRSYRPFLLGAKGSQSLVQFLTMQSVNEQLENKKAVFSISPQWFVPKGAKKDAFNYYFSPLQATEWILREHNSKMDRYVAKRFFNLLDPSSDAVLRNAFKKISEDKSLSDKEISYIKLKHRILLQEDRFFSNLFISNRNEKKVDKFAKKLPDKYDYNDLYDLAGRLGREQTSNNSFGISDKFYHDQLSKRIKKLKGFQKKDRFTKSPEYADFQAVLETFIHNNTDVIFVIPPVNAKWQKYTGLSQKEIQNAVTKIKYQLDSQGFKHIVDLSNDGDIPYFMTDTIHFGWRGWLYFDSAVQPFLENNHRKPLYQLNERFYDRDWQKANVDQISKF is encoded by the coding sequence ATGTTTAAAAAACTCTGCAAGATCTTCGGTCCGATTGTCTGTGCCGCGATCATCGTATTTTTATTATTAGTCTCACCTTTTCACTTCGGCTTAGGAAAAGTTAGTAAATCGGTCCAGAAAAATGCCGCAACAGCCCTTGAGACTAAAGTCCAAAAAGGAACTGCCGTCAAAGAACAGGCGCTTAGTGGTAATTATGTCGCCTTTTTTGGCTCGTCTGAATGGTCAAGATTTGATCCTCTCCACCCAGCAGTTTTAGCTGAAAAATACGATCGCAGTTATCGGCCGTTCTTGCTAGGAGCTAAAGGATCGCAATCACTCGTTCAGTTTCTAACAATGCAGTCGGTTAATGAGCAACTAGAAAATAAAAAAGCAGTTTTTAGCATCTCACCACAATGGTTTGTGCCAAAAGGTGCTAAAAAAGATGCATTTAACTATTATTTTTCGCCTTTACAGGCGACAGAATGGATTTTACGAGAGCATAATTCCAAAATGGATCGTTATGTCGCTAAACGCTTCTTTAATTTACTGGATCCATCTAGTGATGCTGTATTACGCAATGCATTTAAAAAAATAAGTGAAGATAAATCTCTTTCTGATAAAGAAATTTCATACATCAAATTGAAGCATCGCATACTTTTGCAAGAAGACCGTTTCTTCTCTAATCTCTTTATTTCTAATCGTAACGAAAAAAAAGTGGATAAGTTCGCAAAGAAATTACCGGATAAATATGACTATAATGATCTTTACGATTTAGCAGGCCGCTTGGGAAGAGAGCAGACATCTAATAACAGTTTTGGGATTAGCGATAAATTCTATCATGATCAGCTATCGAAACGAATTAAAAAGCTGAAAGGATTTCAAAAAAAGGATCGCTTTACTAAATCGCCCGAATATGCTGACTTCCAAGCAGTCTTAGAAACTTTCATCCACAACAACACCGATGTAATTTTTGTAATTCCTCCAGTCAATGCAAAGTGGCAAAAATACACAGGTCTTTCACAAAAAGAAATTCAAAATGCCGTTACTAAAATCAAATATCAGCTTGATTCACAAGGATTCAAACATATCGTCGATCTCTCAAATGATGGAGATATTCCTTATTTTATGACCGATACAATTCATTTTGGCTGGCGCGGATGGCTTTATTTTGACAGTGCGGTTCAACCATTTTTAGAAAATAACCATCGGAAGCCTCTCTATCAGCTAAACGAACGATTTTATGATCGAGATTGGCAAAAAGCTAACGTTGACCAAATTTCTAAATTTTAA